Proteins encoded by one window of Arachis hypogaea cultivar Tifrunner chromosome 1, arahy.Tifrunner.gnm2.J5K5, whole genome shotgun sequence:
- the LOC112709382 gene encoding probable UDP-arabinopyranose mutase 2, with translation MASSVLPTPLLKDELDIVIPTIRNLDFLEMWRPFFQPYHLIIIQDGDPSKKINVPEGFDYELYNRNDINRILGPKASCISFKDSACRCFGFMVSKKKYIYTIDDDCFVAKDPSGKEINALQQHIKNLLSPSTPYFFNTLYDPYAEGADFVRGYPFSLREGAPTAVSHGLWLNIPDYDAPTQLVKPMERNTRYVDAVLTIPKGTLFPMCGMNLAFDRELIGPAMYFGLMGDGQPIGRYDDMWAGWCTKVICDHLGLGVKTGLPYIWHSKASNPFVNLKKEYKGIFWQEDLIPFFQAVSLPKDCTTVQKCYIELSKQFKEKFGKVDDYFNKLGDAMVTWIEAWDELNPSAAALPNGPAK, from the exons ATGGCGTCGTCAGTGTTACCGACACCACTCCTGAAGGACGAACTTGACATCGTGATCCCAACCATCAGGAACCTGGACTTCCTTGAGATGTGGCGCCCCTTCTTCCAACCCTACCACCTCATCATCATCCAAGACGGTGATCCTTCCAAGAAGATCAACGTCCCTGAAGGTTTCGATTACGAGCTTTACAACCGCAACGACATCAACCGCATCTTAGGCCCTAAGGCCTCTTGCATCTCCTTCAAGGACTCCGCTTGTCGCTGCTTCGGTTTCATGGTTTCCAAGAAGAAGTACATCTACACCATCGACGATGATTGCTTC GTTGCGAAGGATCCATCTGGGAAGGAAATCAATGCTCTGCAGCAGCACATTAAGAATCTTCTGAGTCCTTCAACACCATACTTCTTCAACACTCTGTATGATCCGTATGCAGAAGGCGCTGATTTCGTTCGCGGATATCCCTTTAGCCTCCGGGAGGGTGCCCCCACGGCGGTGTCTCATGGGCTCTGGCTCAACATTCCTGATTACGACGCTCCAACTCAGCTTGTGAAACCTATGGAAAGGAACACTAGGTATGTGGATGCAGTTTTGACAATTCCAAAGGGAACCCTGTTTCCCATGTGTGGTATGAATTTGGCATTCGATCGCGAGCTCATTGGTCCGGCAATGTACTTTGGTCTTATGGGTGATGGACAGCCCATTGGACGCTACGACGATATGTGGGCTGGTTGGTGCACAAAG GTTATATGTGACCATTTGGGATTGGGGGTGAAGACAGGGTTACCCTACATTTGGCACAGCAAAGCCAGCAACCCATTTGTGAACCTCAAGAAGGAGTACAAAGGGATCTTCTGGCAAGAAGATCTTATCCCATTCTTCCAAGCTGTCTCTCTTCCAAAGGATTGCACCACTGTTCAGAAGTGCTACATTGAACTCTCCAAACAATTTAAGGAGAAGTTTGGAAAGGTTGATGATTACTTCAACAAGCTTGGAGATGCAATGGTCACATGGATTGAGGCTTGGGATGAACTTAACCCATCTGCTGCTGCTTTGCCCAATGGTCCTGCAAAGTAA